A section of the Lepus europaeus isolate LE1 chromosome 19, mLepTim1.pri, whole genome shotgun sequence genome encodes:
- the PSMD7 gene encoding 26S proteasome non-ATPase regulatory subunit 7 yields the protein MPELAVQKVVVHPLVLLSVVDHFNRIGKVGNQKRVVGVLLGSWQKKVLDVSNSFAVPFDEDDKDDSVWFLDHDYLENMYGMFKKVNARERIVGWYHTGPKLHKNDIAINELMKRYCPNSVLVIIDVKPKDLGLPTEAYISVEEVHDDGTPTSKTFEHVTSEIGAEEAEEVGVEHLLRDIKDTTVGTLSQRITNQVHGLKGLNSKLLDIRGYLEKVATGKLPISHQIIYQLQDVFNLLPDVSLQEFVKAFYLKTNDQMVVVYLASLIRSVVALHNLINNKIANRDAEKKEGQEKEESKKDRKDDKEKEKDKEKSDVKKEEKKEKK from the exons ATGCCGGAGCTGGCCGTGCAGAAGGTGGTGGTCCACCCCCTGGTGCTGCTCAGTGTGGTGGATCATTTCAACCG AATCGGCAAGGTTGGAAACCAGAAGCGCGTTGTCGGGGTGCTTTTGGGGTCATGGCAAAAGAAAGTACTTGATGTGTCCAACAGTTTTGCAG TCCCTTTTGATGAAGATGACAAGGATGATTCTGTCTGGTTTTTAGACCATGATTATTTGGAAAACATGTACGGAATGTTTAAGAAGGTCAATG CCAGAGAAAGAATCGTTGGGTGGTACCACACAGGCCCTAAGCTGCACAAGAATGACATTGCCATCAATGAACTCATGAAGAGATACTGCCCGAACTCA GTACTGGTCATTATCGATGTGAAGCCAAAGGACCTGGGGCTGCCCACAGAAGCATATATCTCAGTGGAAGAAGTTCATGAC gacggaACCCCAACCTCGAAGACATTTGAGCACGTGACCAGTGAAATTGGAGCAGAGGAAGCTGAGGAGGTGGGAGTGGAACACTTGCTACG AGACATCAAAGACACGACGGTGGGCACGCTCTCCCAGCGGATCACAAACCAGGTCCACGGCTTGAAGGGACTGAACTCCAAGCTGCTGGACATCAGGGGCTACCTGGAGAAAGTGGCCACGGGCAAGCTGCCCATCAGCCATCAGATCATCTACCAGCTGCAGGATGTGTTCAACCTGCTGCCCGACGTGAGCCTGCAGGAGTTTGTCAAGGCCTTCTACCTGAAGACCAACGACCAGATGGTGGTGGTGTACTTGGCCTCACTCATCCGGTCCGTGGTCGCCCTGCACAACCTCATCAACAACAAGATTGCCAACCGGGAtgcagagaagaaagaagggcaggaaaaggaagagagcaaAAAGGATAGGAAagatgacaaagagaaagagaaagacaaggaaAAGAGTGAcgtaaagaaagaagagaaaaaggagaaaaagtaa